The Carassius carassius chromosome 9, fCarCar2.1, whole genome shotgun sequence genome includes a region encoding these proteins:
- the dhps gene encoding deoxyhypusine synthase, whose translation MSDQAPSVARAAVLKESIALPEDMPHIKGYDFNQGVDHRALLQSFLTTGFQASSFGQAVQEINKMIERRLEPMQEKHESCDSHSSASGCTIFLGYTSNLISSGVRESIRYLAQHRMVDVIVTTAGGIEEDLIKCLAPTYLGEFSLKGKELRQQGINRIGNLLVPNENYCKFEDWLMPILDQMVLEQKTEGTHWTPSKMIHRLGKEINNPDSVYYWAYKNDIPVFSPALTDGSLGDMIYFHSYKTPGLVLDIVEDIRRLNSKAVFAKSTGMIILGGGLVKHHIANANLMRNGADFAVFVNTGQEFDGSDSGARPDEAISWGKIRMDASPVKVYADASIVFPLLVAETFAHNASRLIKEEKSG comes from the exons ATGTCTGATCAGGCTCCGTCTGTGGCGAGGGCCGCGGTGCTGAAGGAGAGCATCGCTCTGCCGGAGGACATGCCTCACATTAAAGGTTATGACTTCAACCAGGGCGTGGACCACAGAGCCCTGCTGCAGTCCTTCCTCACCACGGGCTTCCAGGCCAGCAGCTTCGGCCAGGCCGTGCAGGAGATCAACAAGATG aTAGAGAGGAGACTGGAGCCGATGCAGGAGAAGCATGAGAGCTGTGATTCCCATTCGTCTGCTTCAGGATGCACCATTTTCTTGGGCTACACATCCAACCTGATCAGCTCCGGTGTGCGAGAGAGTATTCGCTACCTGGCACAGCACAGAATG GTAGATGTGATAGTGACCACAGCAGGAGGGATCGAGGAAGACCTTATCAAATGTTTAGCACCCACTTACCTCGGCGAGTTCAGTCTAAAAGGCAAAGAGCTACGACAGCAAGGCATTAATAG AATCGGTAATCTCCTGGTACCAAATGAGAATTACTGTAAGTTTGAAGACTGGCTGATGCCTATCCTTGACCAGATGGTGCTAGAACAAAAAACTGAG GGCACACACTGGACACCATCCAAAATGATCCACAGACTAGGCAAAGAAATCAATAACCCAGACTCTGTGTACTACTGGGCTTATAAG AATGACATCCCAGTGTTTAGTCCCGCCCTCACTGACGGCTCATTGGGTGACATGATCTATTTCCACTCATATAAGACCCCTGGCCTGGTGCTTGACATTGTGGAGG ATATCCGGAGGTTGAACAGCAAGGCTGTGTTTGCCAAGAGCACCGGGATGATCATTCTCGGAGGAGGACTCGTCAAACATCACATCGCCAACGCTAATTTAATG AGGAATGGAGCAGATTTTGCGGTGTTTGTCAACACTGGTCAGGAGTTTGACGGCTCAGATTCAGGCGCCCGGCCAGATGAAGCCATTTCTTGGGGAAAGATCCGCATGGACGCCTCCCCTGTAAAG gtcTACGCTGATGCTTCTATAGTCTTTCCACTTTTAGTGGCTGAAACTTTTGCACACAACGCCAGCAGGTTGATCAAGGAGGAGAAGAGCGGTTGA
- the gng14 gene encoding GGL domain-containing protein, whose product MDAYCSNNVLQARRAVEQLRLETELQRVKISAAAAQLVQYCQDHRRADPLLTGIAASSNPFRDKKTCVLL is encoded by the exons ATGGACGCATACTGCAGCAACAATGTTCTTCAGGCCAGGAGAGCCGTGGAGCAGCTCAGACTAGAGACGGAACTACAGAGAGTCAAG atttcCGCAGCAGCAGCACAGCTGGTCCAGTACTGTCAGGATCACCGGAGAGCAGATCCACTGCTGACCGGCATCGCCGCGTCCTCAAACCCGTTCAGAGACAAGAAGACGTGCGTGCTGCTGTGA
- the fbxw9 gene encoding LOW QUALITY PROTEIN: F-box/WD repeat-containing protein 9 (The sequence of the model RefSeq protein was modified relative to this genomic sequence to represent the inferred CDS: inserted 2 bases in 1 codon; deleted 2 bases in 1 codon), translating to MSGTSVTGEDEEKQRCPAGADPQSSPTFTCDDTSHSLPERLDSEPSVVAMETSPSPSSNGTSLLSLPWEIVSQIASHLPAKCVINVLPQVCQTLGKLSEDRLAWQLRAHKLLSPAASFPVGPKEDFDWSKAWSKLEMEQLIGCWAGHENQAERQETAGERREEAADVVNGEAXSESSSTSSPLEHVILPSGHIADVNCVLLLGRNEALCASGSRDRNVNLWDLREGPRGKLIHTLAGRGTISTHRGWVWCLASSGPLLASGSFDSTVRLWDLEAGGAEQRLIQSKAAVLCLSCERDMVLAGSHDQKLSIFETRAADPLVKSLRLHTDAVLCLASDDQYILSGSKDHTVTLFDRRAGKLLQKVQLSSYLLSLSYSAREVWAGDNRGLVHTFSMHNSSLTPISQVNIHRSLVTGVHYSPGALYTCSSDRTIKVHLPCAPPKTLCTLHHQAGVNGLSVEGGTLAIASSDMNVEVWRPRC from the exons ATGTCAGGAACAAGCGTCACGGGGGAGGACGAGGAGAAGCAGAGATGCCCTGCTGGTGCTGATCCACAGAGTTCTCCCACCTTCACCTGCGATGACACCTCGCACTCTTTACCTGAGAG ATTGGATTCGGAACCATCCGTTGTCGCTATGGAGACAAGCCCCTCCCCTTCTAGTAATGGAACAAGCCTTCTGTCGTTGCCATGGGAGATCGTTTCCCAGATCGCCTCACATCTCCCGGCAAAGTGTGTCATTAATGTGCTGCCGCAG GTTTGTCAGACGTTGGGAAAGCTTAGTGAGGATCGCTTGGCGTGGCAGCTTCGGGCTCATAAACTCTTGAGTCCCGCAGCATCTTTCCCAGTCGGGCCAAAGGAAGATTTTGATTGGTCCAAGGCCTGGTCCAAG TTGGAAATGGAGCAGCTGATTGGCTGCTGGGCAGGGCATGAGAATCAGGCAGAGAGACAGGAAACAGCGGGAGAGAGACGGGAAGAGGCAGCTGACGTGGTGAACGGTGAAGC GAGTGAGTCATCCAGCACTTCTTCACCCTTGGAGCATGTCATCCTTCCTTCTGGCCACATTGCAGATGTGAATTGTGTCCTACTTCTGGGTAGAAATGAGGCATTGTGCGCCTCCGGCTCTAGGGACAGAAACGTGAACCTGTGGGACCTTCGAGAGGGGCCCAGAGGCAAGTTAATTCATACGCTAGCGGGACGCGGGACCATTAGTACCCACCGGGGCTGGGTGTGGTGCCTGGCCTCCAGCGGACCTCTGCTGGCGTCTGGCTCGTTTGACAGCACCGTCAGGCTCTGGGATCTTGAAGCCGGAGGAGCAGAACAGCGGCTCATCCAGTCCAAAGCTGCTGTGTTATGTCTGTCCTGCGAGAGGGACATGGTGCTGGCCGGATCACATGATCAGAAATTAAGCATCTTTGAAACCCGAG CTGCAGATCCACTGGTCAAGAGTCTTCGTCTTCACACTGATGCTGTGTTATGCCTGGCGTCTGATGACCAGTACATCTTATCAGGAAGTAAAGACCACACCGTCACTCTGTTTGACCGCAGGGCAGGGAAACTGCTGCAGAAAGTTCAG CTGAGCTCCTACCTGCTGTCTCTGTCCTACAGTGCTCGAGAGGTGTGGGCCGGGGATAACCGTGGACTCGTGCACACCTTCTCCATGCACAACAGCTCCCTGACGCCCATATCTCAGGTTAACATCCACAGGTCACTGGTCACAGGCGTACACTACTCTCCTGGTGCTCTCTACACGTGCTCGTCTGACCGCACTATCAAG GTCCACCTCCCATGTGCTCCACCCAAGACACTGTGCACCCTCCACCATCAGGCAGGGGTTAATGGG TTAAGTGTTGAAGGAGGAACGCTGGCCATCGCTTCCAGTGACATGAATGTGGAAGTCTGGAGGCCCAGATGCTGA
- the zgc:77748 gene encoding myeloid-associated differentiation marker homolog-like, producing the protein MVTLNTQSLTVPVGIIRLFEFALTLITFSLVASEGHDRTSFWAWCMFTWCFCCFMTLLIIILEFTGLNAKVPISWDDFTTAFAMLSTLMLLAASVIYPTFYVCSSCSVKIAATVMSCVCFSLYAAEVGLTRAKPGEISGFLSTVPGLLKVLEAFVACIIFICLDSDFYSLFPGLQWCVAVYSICFIVSLLIIILTIGRLLARIPFPLDKCLTGYNILAVVMYLTAVVVWPVYSFQKVERPPDCRNCPWSRLVVVTCMTCINLIVYIVDTVYSVRLVFFVSPA; encoded by the coding sequence ATGGTAACCCTGAACACTCAATCACTCACCGTGCCGGTGGGAATAATCCGACTGTTTGAGTTCGCACTAACGCTCATTACCTTCAGCCTGGTGGCTTCTGAAGGCCACGACAGAACTTCGTTCTGGGCCTGGTGCATGTTCACCTGGTGCTTCTGCTGCTTCATGaccctcctcatcatcatcctggAGTTCACCGGCCTGAACGCCAAGGTGCCCATCTCTTGGGATGACTTCACCACGGCTTTTGCGATGTTGTCTACACTTATGCTGTTGGCCGCTTCCGTCATCTACCCCACGTTTTACGTCTGCTCCTCATGTTCGGTCAAGATCGCGGCCACAGTGATGTCCTGCGTGTGCTTCAGCCTCTACGCAGCCGAGGTGGGACTGACCCGAGCCAAACCCGGGGAGATCAGCGGGTTCCTGTCCACTGTGCCGGGCTTGCTGAAGGTTCTGGAGGCGTTCGTGGCCTGCATCATCTTCATCTGTCTGGATTCGGACTTTTACAGCTTGTTTCCAGGGCTCCAGTGGTGCGTGGCCGTCTACTCAATCTGCTTCATTGTTTCTCTACTTATCATCATCCTCACAATCGGCAGGTTGTTGGCTCGAATCCCCTTCCCGCTGGACAAATGTCTGACGGGGTACAACATACTGGCGGTTGTAATGTACCTCACGGCTGTGGTGGTGTGGCCCGTCTACAGTTTCCAGAAAGTGGAGAGACCACCAGACTGCAGAAACTGTCCCTGGAGCAGGCTGGTTGTTGTGACCTGCATGACTTGCATCAATCTGATCGTCTACATCGTGGATACGGTTTACTCAGTGCGTCTGGTGTTCTTTGTTTCACCTGCCTAG
- the LOC132148671 gene encoding myeloid-associated differentiation marker homolog encodes MLRLDFRSLILPIGIVRMVEVLLTCICFALAASAGDIATSHWAWCMFCWCFCCFTTLLIIILEFTNLNTKVPISWEDFTMAFAMLATLMMFTIAIIYPKFFSCPSCSRQIGASVVSWLCYGLYSAEVWLVHKRPGETSGFLTTVPGLLKILETFVACIIFMSLSPADYKVVPGTQWCVAVYSICFVFSLLIVFLTIAKLSSIFPFSFDKAVISFNILAVAMYATAVVIWPLYVFDANNCDQCSRDDLVVVTSMTIINFFIYTGDLAYSVKIVFFSYHGQE; translated from the coding sequence ATGTTGCGTTTGGATTTCAGATCACTGATTCTTCCAATTGGCATTGTTCGGATGGTGGAGGTGCTTCTAACATGCATCTGCTTTGCACTGGCAGCGTCAGCGGGGGATATAGCAACGTCCCATTGGGCTTGGTGCATGTTCTGCTGGTGCTTCTGCTGTTTCACGACCCTCCTCATCATCATTTTGGAGTTTACCAACCTGAACACCAAAGTGCCCATTTCCTGGGAAGACTTCACCATGGCTTTTGCAATGTTGGCCACACTTATGATGTTCACCATTGCGATCATCTACCCCAAGTTCTTCTCCTGCCCCTCCTGCTCCAGGCAGATCGGGGCGTCTGTAGTGTCCTGGTTGTGTTATGGGCTGTACAGCGCTGAGGTCTGGCTGGTCCACAAACGACCTGGTGAAACCAGCGGCTTCCTCACCACCGTTCCTGGTCTCCTCAAGATCCTGGAGACATTCGTCGCCTGCATCATATTCATGTCTTTGAGTCCCGCCGACTATAAGGTGGTTCCAGGAACGCAGTGGTGCGTGGCCGTCTACTCCATATGCTTTGTTTTCTCATTGCTGATTGTTTTCCTCACCATCGCCAAGCTGTCTTCCatctttccattttcttttgaCAAAGCGGTCATTAGCTTTAACATCCTGGCTGTGGCTATGTACGCAACTGCGGTTGTTATCTGGCCACTATATGTGTTTGACGCAAATAATTGTGACCAGTGTTCACGGGATGATCTGGTGGTGGTGACCTCCATGACCATCATAAACTTCTTCATATACACTGGAGATTTGGCCTACTCTGTTAAAATAGTATTCTTTAGCTACCATGGCCAGGAGTAA